A stretch of Imperialibacter roseus DNA encodes these proteins:
- a CDS encoding HYC_CC_PP family protein: MKRTLQIALVFTWLLSIAGVVVSKHYCGPFLKNVELGHSTKHCCMDAADEPNDCCENTTEYQSLDGNFVKVEKLALGTPSLFVLYAIELPDFLSYDEAYSTHSLSFAADTGPPLPLYPAYISFGALLI, encoded by the coding sequence TTGAAAAGAACCCTACAAATAGCGCTTGTTTTCACATGGCTCCTCTCCATTGCAGGGGTAGTCGTGTCAAAGCATTATTGTGGCCCTTTTCTTAAGAACGTTGAGCTGGGGCACTCCACCAAGCACTGCTGCATGGATGCTGCCGACGAGCCCAACGATTGCTGTGAAAATACAACGGAGTACCAGAGCCTGGATGGAAATTTCGTTAAGGTTGAAAAACTGGCGCTTGGAACTCCCTCCCTTTTTGTGCTCTACGCTATTGAGCTTCCCGACTTTCTGTCCTACGACGAAGCATATTCAACTCATTCACTATCATTTGCTGCAGATACAGGGCCACCTTTGCCTTTGTATCCCGCCTATATTTCCTTCGGTGCCCTTTTGATTTAG